The [Pantoea] beijingensis genomic sequence GCGGCCACGGAGCATGATAGTTGGCGGTTGCGGTATAGTAATTGTTCATGCATTTCCCCATCAGATTTTAAGCTGCGGTTTTATTGGCTCAAGAGGTGACGAGCGAATGGACGCTGACGATACTGCAGCGTGTACGGTAAGCGATCATCGTATGGGACCATAGTCTTACCGGGTATTAGTGGTTTCCCCGGCGATAGTCATCGCTGGCCCGGATAAAGCCTTCAAACAACAGGCGGGAGATTTCTGATTTATCGGATTGCCATTCGGGATGCCACTGTACCCCTAAAGCGAACGGGTGATGACGTAGACTGACGGCTTCAATGAGCCCATCAGCTGCCCGGGCCTCAATGCGCGCGCCGGGACCCAGCGAACGAACGCCCTGTTGATGTAAGGAGTTCACCTGAAAGTTATCGCGTCCGTTCACCAGGCCAGACAGTAAACCGCCAGCCTCAATGCTCACCGAATGGGCCGGAGCATACTGTTCCTCAAGTGATCGCGCTGTATCCTCCCGGTGATCGCTAAGTCCGGGCTGCAGATGCACCTGGCGGTAAAGCGATCCTCCCGTAACGACAACCAACTCTTGCAGGCCACGGCAGATAGCCATCAAGGGCATCTGATATGCCATTGCCTGGGTGATTATGGCAAAGGCCAGTTTATCGCGACCAGGATCGGTGTGCAGCTCGGTGCCTCGTTCGCCATAGTGGTGTGGCTCAATATTGCTGGTGCTGCCGGTGAGCAATACGCCGTCCAGTGACGCCAGCGGGTTGCCAGTAAGCGCTGCATCGCTAATTAACATATGCGGGAGGGCAAGTGGGATACCGCCCGCATTGACCACGGCGTCAAGATATTTATTGTGCACCATTTGCGTTGGATGGCCGTCTTTATCAATTTGGCACATCACAATGCCAATCAACGGTTTGTTAAGAGCAATGCCCATTTTTCCTCGCTGCACTGGCAAAAAATTAACCCGCAAGATGCTTTGATGGGTGAAAAAGCGTGCAATGAAATTTTCAATCCAACAATCTATCGCTTAATATTTAATCTGGAATGTAACATTTGCACACCTTTTGTGTTAAGGCTATGTTAGGAATATAGCTGGTATTTTGAGCAGTTGATGATCTGAGACGGTAATACTTTTGCAGTCTGAAATGCACGGCGTTAAAGGGTGGGTAACATCATGACTAATATTGTGGAAGTAGAAGACTTCACGCGACATGGTGAAGGAAAACGAATCACCGCGTTCCAGCACGAGGTTGAATCTTACCTGGAACGCTATCCTGAAACACAGTATGTAGATATTCTTCTTAATGATTTAAATGGTGTTTTTCGAGGTAAGCGCATTCCCTTCGCGAGTCTGGCGAAAATTGAAAAAGGTTGTTACTTTCCAGCGTCGGTTTTTGCGATGGATATTTTAGGCAATACCGTAGAAGAAGCGGGATTAGGGCAAGCGCTCGGCGAACCAGACAACATTTGTATCCCCGTCGGCGGCACGCTGATCCCCTCAGCATCGGATCCCCAGCATTTGGCTCAGATTTTACTGACCATGTGTAATCAAGATGGCACTCCCTTTGACGTTGAACCCCGAAATGTT encodes the following:
- the puuD gene encoding gamma-glutamyl-gamma-aminobutyrate hydrolase → MGIALNKPLIGIVMCQIDKDGHPTQMVHNKYLDAVVNAGGIPLALPHMLISDAALTGNPLASLDGVLLTGSTSNIEPHHYGERGTELHTDPGRDKLAFAIITQAMAYQMPLMAICRGLQELVVVTGGSLYRQVHLQPGLSDHREDTARSLEEQYAPAHSVSIEAGGLLSGLVNGRDNFQVNSLHQQGVRSLGPGARIEARAADGLIEAVSLRHHPFALGVQWHPEWQSDKSEISRLLFEGFIRASDDYRRGNH